AGCGCTTAGAAGCCGGCGCTGTAGAACAGCGCGTACGACTCGATGCCGTCGTTCGGCTGCTTGATGCCGGCGTTGGAGTAATGCGTGGCGCGAATGCCAATCTTCTGCTGACCCGGCAGCTTCAGGCCGAAGCCGATGCGGTCTTCGAAGTTGACCGACGAGCCCAGCTTCTGATCACCGACGTCGGTCTTGGAGAAGGCGGCCAGGCCGATACCGGCCTCGATGAACGGGACGTAGCCCGAATCACCGAACTCATAGACGAATACCGGGCTGAACGACAAGGAGTGGGCGCCGCTGTAGTCGCCACCCTCCCAGTAGGTATAGGCGCCATCCCAGTAACCGGTCAGGTGACCGGTGCTGCTCTGCAGCCACTTCTTGTCCCAGTCGAACGACAGACCGATGCGATAGGTCATGTCGCCCTGGCTGGTGGCGCCCACGGCACCGGAGATTTGCGCGGCCTGGGCCAGGTTGGCGCCGGCCAGAGCCAGTACTGCGGCGGCCAGCGAGGTGGCAAGACGGGTTTTCATCAATGACTACTCCAGAAGGTCTTCACGGGCAGGTGCCCTGGTGGGTCGTGCCTGCAGCAAGTGGAGGCTTGGCCTCTCGTTCTTCGCTTGCGCCCCAGGCCATCCCACCTGGGGTCACAAGTAGTAATACTTTTCTGATTATCGTCAGCCGCGATGAAAGATGAAAGTCATTTGCCACTATTGCCTAAGAAAAAGTCAGAAAGTGTCTGTTTTGTCGCCCTGCATCCCTTCCCCGGCCTGCTCCTCCAGCAGGCGAATGAACATGCTCAGGCTGCGTGACACCGTACCGCGACGCCACACCAGCCAGGTCTTGAGGTAACGGAAATCCTCGGACAACGGCCAGGCGCTGACCGTACTGGCGCCGGGCATGCTGTCGAGCATGCTGCGGGGCATCAGTGCCAGGCCTGCACCGGCGCTGACACAGGCGAGCATGCCGTGGTACGACTCCATCTCGTGGATCTTGCCCGGGACGGCCTTGTCCTTGACGAACCAGCTCTCGAAATGATGCCGGTACGAGCAGTTGGCACGGAAGGCGTAGATGCTTTCGCCGTTGACATCCTGGGCGCGACTGACCGGGGCGTGGTTCAAGGGTGCGATGACCATCATCTCCTCCTCGAACACCGGCATGCCCTCAAGTGTCGGATGCAGCACCGGGCCGTCGACGAAGGCCGCCACCAGCCGCCCGGACAGCACCCCTTCGAGCATGGTCCCCGACGGGCCAGTGGAGAGGTCCAGATCGACCTTCGGATAACGCTGGTTATAGGCCGCCAGCACCGTAGGAATGCGCACCGCTGCGGTGCTCTCCAGCGAGCCGAGGGCAAAGGTGCCTTGCGGGTCTTCGCCGGCCACGGTCGAGCGCGCCTCCTGCACCAGCTCCAGGATGCGCCGGGTGTACTCCAGGAAGTTCCAGCCCGCCGGAGAGAGGCGCAGGCGACTCTTCTCGCGGATGAACAGCTCCACCCCCAGGTCTTCTTCGAGCTGCTTGATACGGGTGGTCAGGTTCGACGGCACCCGATGGATGTGTTGGGCGGCAGCGCTAATGCTGCCGTGTTCGGCCACGGCCTTGAACATCTCCAGTTGCACCAGGTCCACAGCCTTTCTCCATTCGTGAATGTTTCGCTCATTATTATTCAGTTTTCAGTAAAGGCGCACGCCATTAGTCTGGCCTTCAGTCGAATACGACACCGCCAAGACAACAAGAGGACCCGCCATGAGCGAGATCAGCAGCCTGACCCATGCCATTTCCGTCGACCCGTACAGCGGCGAACAGATTGGCGCCTACCCCTACGACACCGATGCCGCACTGGACGCAGCCCTGCAACGCGCCAAGGCCGGCTACGCCCAGTGGCGCCAGGTGTCGCTGGGTCAGCGCAGCGAATACCTGATCGCCCTGGCCAACGCACTGCAGGCCAATCATGAAGCCTTCGCGGTGATGATCACCCGCGAAATCGGCAAGCCGATCGCCCAGGCCCGTGGCGAAGTGACCAAGTGCATCGGCCTGTGTCAGTGGTACGCCGAACACGGCCCGGCCATGCTCGCTCCCGAGGCCACCCAGGTCGAGAAAGCGCGTATCGAATACCGCCCGCTGGGCCCTATCCTCGCGGTGATGCCGTGGAACTTCCCGATCTGGCAAGTGCTGCGTGGCGCCGTCCCCGCCCTGCTGGCCGGCAACACCTATGTGCTCAAGCACGCGCCGAACGTGATGGGCAGCGCCTACCTGCTGGCCGAGCTGTTCAAGCAGGCTGGCTTGCCGCAAGGCGTGTTCGAAGTGATCAACGTCACTCCGGATGGCGTCACCCGCGCGATCAATGACCCGCGCATCGCCGCCATTACCCTCACCGGCAGCGTGCGTGCCGGCATGGCCATCGGTGCCCAAGCGGGCGCAGCGCTGAAGAAGTGCGTGCTGGAACTGGGCGGTTCCGATCCGTTCATCGTGCTGGCCGATGCCGACCTCGATGCCGCCGTCAAGGCTGCAGTGATCGGCCGCTACCAGAACACCGGCCAAGTCTGCGCCGCGGCCAAACGCTTCATCGTGGAAGACAGCATCGTCGATGCCTTCACGCAGAAGTTCGTGGAAGCGACCCGCGCCCTGAAAATCGGCAACCCACTGCAGGACGACACGTACATCGGCCCGATGGCCCGCTTCGACCTGCGCGACGAGCTCGATGGCCAGGTTCAGGCAACCCTCGCCGAAGGCGCCACGTTGCTGCTGGGCGGCAAGAAGGTTGAAGGCAACGCCAACTTCTACGAACCGACCGTGTTCGCCAACGTGACCCGCGACATGACGGCCTTCAAGCAGGAGCTGTTCGGCCCGGTGGCGGCGATCATCAGCGCCCGTGACGCCGAGCACGCGGTGGAACTGGCCAACGACAGCGAGTTCGGCCTGGCGGCGACGATCTACACCGCCGACCTGGCAAAGGCAGAGCGCATGACCTCGGCGCTGGACACCGGCGGTGTGTTCATCAACGGCTACTGCGCCTCCGACCCTCGCGTAGCGTTCGGCGGCGTCAAGAAGAGCGGTTTCGGGCGTGAGCTGTCGCACTTTGGTGTGCGCGAGTTCTGTAACGTGCAGACGGTGTGGCTGGATCGTAACTGAGGCGAGTGCGCGTCGCTCTTTTCGCGGGCAAGCCCGCTCCCACCAAGGATCACACCAGAGCTTGTGGGAACGGGCTTGCCCGCGAAAGGGCCAGCACCCACACGGCAGATGCCTGATCATCTGCCACAAAAATGCACCCTTCCCCTGCAGATTTACCAATTGTGTCAGGCAAATACGCATGGCAGGATCCGTTGATCCTCCAGCGTATTTCCAGACTTGACTTGGAAAATCAATAACAAAGCAGGGAGACCGCGATGACCGCGCACGCTCAACCAACGGCCACGGATCATGTTCTGGCCGACACCCGCAATCACATCGGCCACCTGACACTCAACCGTCCCTCCGGCCTCAACGCCCTGACCCTCGACATGGTGCGCAGCCTGCAGCATCACCTCGACGCCTGGGCGCAAGATCCGCAAGTCAAGGCCGTGGTGCTGCGCGGCGAAGGCCCCAAGGGCTTCTGCGCTGGGGGTGACATCCGCTCGCTGCACGACAGCTTCAAGTCCGGCAGCGACCTGCATGAACGCTTCTTCGTCGAGGAATATGCCCTCGACCTGTGCATCCATCATTACCGCAAACCCATCCTGGTACTGATGGACGGCTTCACACTCGGTGGCGGCATGGGCCTGGCCCAGGGCGCGGACCTGCGCATCGTCACCGAACGCAGTCGTCTAGGGATGCCCGAAGTCGGTATCGGCTACTTCCCCGATGTCGGCGGCAGCTACTTCCTTTCGCGCATCCCTGGCGAGCTAGGGATCTACCTGGGTGTCAGCGGCGCGCAGATCCAGGCCGCCGATGCGCTGTACTGCGGGCTGGCGGACTGGTATGTGGACAGCGCAAAGCTGGCCGCGCTGGACGAAGGCCTGGACCATCTGAACTTCGGCGACCAGCCACTCAAGGATCTGCAAGGTCTGCTCGCCAAACTTGGCTCACAGATATTGGAAGACGCGCCCCTGGCCAAACTGCGCCCGGCCATCGATCACTTCTTCGCCCTGCCCGACCTGACCAGCATCATCGAGCAACTGCGCGCCGTGAGCATCGGCGACAGCCGCCCCTGGGCGCTGGCCACCGCCGATCAGCTGGAAACCCGTTCACCACTGGCGATGGCGGTTACCCTGGAGATGTTGCGTCGCGGTCGCCGCCTGAGCCTGGAAGAATGCTTCGCCATGGAGCTGCACCTGGACCGCCAGTGGTTCGCCCATGGCGACATCATCGAGGGCGTGCGTGCGCTGATCGTCGACAAGGACAAGCAGCCCCGCTGGAACCCGCCCACACTCGCCGCGCTGTCGCGCCAGCGGGTCGATCAATTCTTCGAAGGCCTGTGAGCCCGGGAGTACACAGCATGCAAGACCTGGAACTGAGCGAAGAACAGATCATGATCCGCGACATGGCCCGGGATTTTGCCCGTGGCGAGATCGCGCCCCATGCCCAGGCCTGGGAGAAGGCTGGCTGGATCGACGATGACGTGGTCCGCGCCATGGGTGAGCTGGGCCTGCTGGGCATGGTCGTGCCCGACACCTTCGGCGGCAGCTACACCGACTACGTCACCTATGCCCTGGCGGTAGAAGAAATCTCGGCTGGCGACGGCGCGACCGGTGCGATGATGAGCATCCACAACTCGGTCGGCTGCGGCCCGCTGCTGGCTTATGGCAGCGCTGAACAACAGCAGCAATGGCTGCCGCGCCTGGCCAGTGGCGAAGTGATTGGCTGCTTCTGCCTGACCGAGCCGCAGGCCGGCTCCGAAGCCCATAACCTGCGCACACGCGCCGAGCTGGTGGACGGCCACTGGGTCATCAGCGGCGCCAAGCAGTTCGTCAGCAACGCCCGCCGTGCAGGGCTGGCCATCGTCTTTGCCGTCACCGATCCGGAGCTGGGCAAGAAAGGCCTGTCGGCGTTCCTGGTAGAGACCGACAACCCAGGCTTCAAGGTCGATCGCAGCGAACACAAGATGGGCATCCGCGCCTCCGACACCTGCGCAGTCACCCTCGACAACTGCCGCATCCCGGCCGCCAATCTGCTGGGTGAGCGCGGCAAGGGCCTGGCCATTGCCCTGTCCAACCTCGAAGGCGGACGCATCGGCATCGCCGCCCAGGCCCTGGGCATTGCCCGTGCCGCGTTCGAGGCCGCGCTGACCTATTCGCGCGAGCGTATCCAGTTCGGCAAACCGATCAACGAGCACCAAAGCATCGCCAACCTGCTGGCCGACATGCAGGTGCAGGTCAACGCTGCACGCCTGCTGATCCTCCACGCCGCACGCCTGCGCACGGCCGGCAAGCCATGCCTGTCGGAAGCCTCGCAGGCCAAGCTGTTCGCCTCGGAAATGGCCGAACGGGTGTGCTCCATGGCCATCCAGGTGCATGGCGGCTATGGGTATCTTGAGGACTATCCGGTGGAGAAGTACTACCGCGATGCGCGCATCACGCAGATCTACGAGGGCTCGAGCGAGATTCAGCGGATGCTGATTGCGCGAGAACTCAAGCACTACCCGCTGTGATCGCACCCCGCCGGGGCCGCGTCGCTGCCCCGGATTATCACCGCGATAGCATTTATCCATTGAACACAGCGTTACAGGTGCAGTAAGCTCGACCCCACTCACTGGAGAGCAACATGTCGAAACATACCTGCAATCACGCCAACACCACCGGTCGCATCTCGCGCCCTGTGCTGGCCGTTGCCGGTCGTACCGTCGCCTGCTCTTATTTTGGGTATTGGTTTAGCCACTAGGCGCCGATACCCACACGGCGCCCACCTTCGAGGGGCCGCCGAACATGAGAATACTCAAACCCCCGGTCGGCTCCCCGACCGGGGTTTTTGCGTTTCCAGGCCCTGAAAAACATTCATTCGTTCCGAGGACAGATTCATGAACTACACCAGCTACCCCTACGCAGACACCTACGCCTGGCGATTTAGCCAATCCCGTTCGGGCCAGCCTGCCGCCTCCGTACGGTCCATCACTGGTGGCGACGCTGCACACAGTAATCATCCGAATACCTGTCGAACACCTCGATAGGGCCGACCGCGCGGGATGCACCCGCCGTCCGCCCAGGGAAATAACGCCATGCAAGCTTCGAATCTCGCTCTGCCCCTGACCCAACCTGCCGCTGCCAACGCCTCCGTCAGCCAGCGCCTGCCCAGCCCCCATCTGCTCAAGCAGCAGATGCCGCTTTCCAGCGAACTCGCCCAACAAGTCCACGCCCATCGCCAGGCCGTGCGCGCCATTCTCGAAGGCCGCGACCCACGGCTGCTGGTGATTGTCGGCCCCTGCTCGATCCACGATCCACGCTCGGCCTTGGAGTACGCCGACCGCCTGGCGGCCCTGAGCCGCGAAGTCGATGACAAGCTGCTGCTGGTGATGCGGGCCTACGTGGAAAAACCGCGCACCACCGTCGGCTGGAAAGGCCTGGCCTACGACCCGCATCTGGACGGCAGCGACGACATGCATGCCGGTATCGCCCTGTCCCGAGGCCTGATGCTGGGCATGCTCGAACGCGGCTTGCCGATCGCCACCGAACTGCTCCAACCGATGGCAGCGGGCTATTTCGATGACCTGCTGAGCTGGGCGGCCATCGGCGCGCGCACGACTGAATCACAGATTCACCGCGAGATGGTCAGCGGCCTGGAGCTGCCGGTCGGCTTCAAGAACGGCACCGACGGTGGGGTTGCCATCGCTACCGACGCCATGCGCAGCGCCGCGGCGCCGCACCGCCACTTCGGCATGGATGCGCAAGGCTACCCGGCGATCATCGAGACCTTCGGCAACCCGGATACCCACCTGGTGCTGCGCGGCGGCCACAAGGGCCCGAACTACGATGCCGACAGCATCGCCCTGGCCCGCCAGGGGCTGGCCAAGGCCGGGCTTGCGGCGCGGATCATGGTCGATTGCAGCCACGCCAACAGCGGCAAGGATCCGGCGCGTCAGCCCGCGGTATTCGGGGATGTGCTGAGCCAGCGCCTGGCCGGTGACACCTCGATCGTCGGCGTGATGCTCGAGGGGCACCTGTTCGACGGCTGCCAGGCGCTGGGCAAGGGCGCGTTGAAATACGGCGTGTCGATCACCGACGGCTGCCTGGGCTGGGATTCGACCGACGCCTTGCTGCGCCAGGCGGCAGATCAGTTGTAGGAGGCTTACGGCAAGCCTTGCGAGACATTTCGCAGCCAATTGCGCTAGGCTTGCCGTTTCACATCAAGGAGCAGTTCCCATGGCACGTGCCACCGCCCGCCACATCCTCGTCAGCAGCGAAGAGAAGTGCAACGAACTCAAGGCTCAGATCGAAGCCGGTGCCGACTTCGGCGAAATCGCCAAGGCCAACTCCACCTGCCCGTCCAGCCGCCAGGGCGGTGACCTGGGCTCCTTCGGCCCAGGCCAGATGGTCAAGGAATTCGACACCGTGGTGTTCAGCGCGCCAGTCAACACCGTGCAGGGCCCGGTCAAGACCCAGTTCGGCTACCACCTGCTGGAAGTGACCAGCCGCCAGGACTGATTCGGTCTTGTTCGCCCGCCCCTGCAGCGCCCTTGTAGGAGCGGGCTTGTCCCGCGACAGGGCCAGTACCGTCACCTCCTGCGTCTCGCAGCTGCCGATCGCGGGGCAAGCCCGCTCCTGCCGGGTGCTGAGCCGTCTGTTGGTCGGATGCTTGCTGTCATGCCTGGCATTGACCATCCAGGCCGCGCCCTCCCACGCCCTCACCGTCTACGGTGAAGCGCCGCGCTACCCCGCCAACTTCTCGCACTTCGACTACGTCGACCCGCACGCCCCCAAGGGCGGCAGCTTGCGGCGCTCGGCCATCGAGATTGGCCAGTTCGACCATATCCTGCCGTATATCGACAAGGGCACCGGCGTCAGCGAGGTCGATGGCTGGCTGTATGCACCGCTGGCAGTCCGCTCGTACGATGAGCCGTACACGGTCTATGGCTTGATCGCCCGCCGGATGGAGCGTGGTCCGGACGACGCCTGGTTGCGTTTCGAAATCGACCCGCGTGCCACCTTTGCCGACGGCACACCAGTGCGCGCCGAGGACGTGCGTTTCACCTTCGAGCTGCTGATGAGCAAGGGCAGCCTCAAATACCGCACGCAGTTCGCCGAGGTTGCCGGGGTCACCGTGGAAGGCCCGCACAGCGTTCGCTTCGACTTCAAGCAACCCCATGGCCGCACCCTGCCGCTGGACCTGGCAAGCCTGCCGGTACTGCCGGAACACGACTGGCAGGCACGCGATTTTGCCAATGGCGCCGGGTTCGAGAAACCGGTCGGCAGTGGCCCCTACCGCATCAGCCGGATCGACAACGGTCGCAGCATCACCTTCGAGCGCGACCCCAACTGGTGGGCCAGGGACCTGCCAGTCAACCGCGGGCGCTTTAACTTCCAGCGCTTGCGCGTCGAGTACTTCGGCGACACCGAGGTTGCCCGCCAGGTACTCAAGGGCGGTGGCTACGATTACAACCGCGAGTTCTCCGCCACCGCCTACACCCTGGGCTACAACGGCGCCCAGCTCGACGATGGCCGCCTGCAGCGCGCCCATCTGGGCCCTGCCAAGCCACAGAACGCTCAGGGGTTCGTATTCAACCTCGACAAGCCGGTGTTTCGCGACCGCCGTGTACGCCAGGCGCTGGCCATGCTCTGGGACTTCGAGTGGAGCAACCGGCAGATGATGCGCAACCTGTACATCCGCCAGCAAAGCCTGTACTCCAACACCCCGCTCGCAGCACGCGAGCTGCCCGACGCCGAGGAACTCAAACTGCTCGAACCGCTACGCGGCCAGATCCCCGACGAGGTCTTCAGCCAAGTGTTCACGGCACCGGTGACCGATGGCACGGGCATCGTCCGCAGACAGCAGTTGCAGGCACTCGAGCTGCTCCAGGCTGCGGGCTGGCGCCCCGAAGGCGATCGCCTGGTAAACGCCGATGGCACAGCGCTGAGCTTCACCTTCCTCAACGGGCAATCGGGCCTCGAGCGCTTGCTCTTGCCCTGGAAGCGCAATCTGGCGCAAATCGGCATCGAGCTGAATATCCGCAACGTCGACTCGGCGCAGTACATCAACCGGCTGATGGCGCGCGACTACGACATGGTCGTGACCGGCTACCCGGTCACGCTGTCACCCGGCTCGGAACAATACAACTACTTTGGCTCCGCCGCCGCCAATGACCCTGGTTCGAACAACCTCATGGTGCTCAAGGACCCGGCGGTCGACCACCTGCTCGATGGCCTGGTACGCGCCTCGACCCAGGCTGACATGCTGCGCCATGCCCACGCCCTGGACCGGGTGCTGCAGTGGAACTACTACTGGATTCCAAACTATTACCCGCCCGGCAGCTCGACCGTCTGGTGGAACCGCTTCGGCCTGCCCAAGGTGCAGGCCGCCTACGACGAAGGCCTGGATACCTGGTGGGAGCTCAGCCCCACGGCGCTGACCAATCAGCAGATGGCTGAACGTACGAAGGTTGCGCCATGACCGCCTATATCCTGCGGCGCCTGCTGCTGATCATTCCGACCCTGCTGGCGATCCTGCTGGTGAACTTCGCCATCGTCCAGGCGGCTCCCGGCGGCCCTGTGGAGCAGGCCGTGGCGCGCCTGCAAGGCATTGGCGGCGGCGCCCCCGGCGCGCGGGTCGAGGTGATGCAGGGCGAGTCTCGCGCCAGTCGCGGGCTCGACCCCAAGCTGATCGAGGAGATCAAGCGCCAGTACGGCTTCGACAAGAGCGCCCCGGAGCGCCTGTGGCTGATGCTCGGCCAGTATGCCCGGCTCGATTTTGGCCAGAGTTTCTTCCGTGGCGCCAAGGTCACCGACCTGATTCTCGACAAGTTGCCCGTCACC
The Pseudomonas putida genome window above contains:
- a CDS encoding acyl-CoA dehydrogenase family protein gives rise to the protein MQDLELSEEQIMIRDMARDFARGEIAPHAQAWEKAGWIDDDVVRAMGELGLLGMVVPDTFGGSYTDYVTYALAVEEISAGDGATGAMMSIHNSVGCGPLLAYGSAEQQQQWLPRLASGEVIGCFCLTEPQAGSEAHNLRTRAELVDGHWVISGAKQFVSNARRAGLAIVFAVTDPELGKKGLSAFLVETDNPGFKVDRSEHKMGIRASDTCAVTLDNCRIPAANLLGERGKGLAIALSNLEGGRIGIAAQALGIARAAFEAALTYSRERIQFGKPINEHQSIANLLADMQVQVNAARLLILHAARLRTAGKPCLSEASQAKLFASEMAERVCSMAIQVHGGYGYLEDYPVEKYYRDARITQIYEGSSEIQRMLIARELKHYPL
- a CDS encoding peptidylprolyl isomerase, producing the protein MARATARHILVSSEEKCNELKAQIEAGADFGEIAKANSTCPSSRQGGDLGSFGPGQMVKEFDTVVFSAPVNTVQGPVKTQFGYHLLEVTSRQD
- a CDS encoding aldehyde dehydrogenase family protein, whose product is MSEISSLTHAISVDPYSGEQIGAYPYDTDAALDAALQRAKAGYAQWRQVSLGQRSEYLIALANALQANHEAFAVMITREIGKPIAQARGEVTKCIGLCQWYAEHGPAMLAPEATQVEKARIEYRPLGPILAVMPWNFPIWQVLRGAVPALLAGNTYVLKHAPNVMGSAYLLAELFKQAGLPQGVFEVINVTPDGVTRAINDPRIAAITLTGSVRAGMAIGAQAGAALKKCVLELGGSDPFIVLADADLDAAVKAAVIGRYQNTGQVCAAAKRFIVEDSIVDAFTQKFVEATRALKIGNPLQDDTYIGPMARFDLRDELDGQVQATLAEGATLLLGGKKVEGNANFYEPTVFANVTRDMTAFKQELFGPVAAIISARDAEHAVELANDSEFGLAATIYTADLAKAERMTSALDTGGVFINGYCASDPRVAFGGVKKSGFGRELSHFGVREFCNVQTVWLDRN
- the ptrR gene encoding putrescine utilization regulator PtrR, with the translated sequence MDLVQLEMFKAVAEHGSISAAAQHIHRVPSNLTTRIKQLEEDLGVELFIREKSRLRLSPAGWNFLEYTRRILELVQEARSTVAGEDPQGTFALGSLESTAAVRIPTVLAAYNQRYPKVDLDLSTGPSGTMLEGVLSGRLVAAFVDGPVLHPTLEGMPVFEEEMMVIAPLNHAPVSRAQDVNGESIYAFRANCSYRHHFESWFVKDKAVPGKIHEMESYHGMLACVSAGAGLALMPRSMLDSMPGASTVSAWPLSEDFRYLKTWLVWRRGTVSRSLSMFIRLLEEQAGEGMQGDKTDTF
- a CDS encoding acyloxyacyl hydrolase gives rise to the protein MKTRLATSLAAAVLALAGANLAQAAQISGAVGATSQGDMTYRIGLSFDWDKKWLQSSTGHLTGYWDGAYTYWEGGDYSGAHSLSFSPVFVYEFGDSGYVPFIEAGIGLAAFSKTDVGDQKLGSSVNFEDRIGFGLKLPGQQKIGIRATHYSNAGIKQPNDGIESYALFYSAGF
- a CDS encoding extracellular solute-binding protein; its protein translation is MALTIQAAPSHALTVYGEAPRYPANFSHFDYVDPHAPKGGSLRRSAIEIGQFDHILPYIDKGTGVSEVDGWLYAPLAVRSYDEPYTVYGLIARRMERGPDDAWLRFEIDPRATFADGTPVRAEDVRFTFELLMSKGSLKYRTQFAEVAGVTVEGPHSVRFDFKQPHGRTLPLDLASLPVLPEHDWQARDFANGAGFEKPVGSGPYRISRIDNGRSITFERDPNWWARDLPVNRGRFNFQRLRVEYFGDTEVARQVLKGGGYDYNREFSATAYTLGYNGAQLDDGRLQRAHLGPAKPQNAQGFVFNLDKPVFRDRRVRQALAMLWDFEWSNRQMMRNLYIRQQSLYSNTPLAARELPDAEELKLLEPLRGQIPDEVFSQVFTAPVTDGTGIVRRQQLQALELLQAAGWRPEGDRLVNADGTALSFTFLNGQSGLERLLLPWKRNLAQIGIELNIRNVDSAQYINRLMARDYDMVVTGYPVTLSPGSEQYNYFGSAAANDPGSNNLMVLKDPAVDHLLDGLVRASTQADMLRHAHALDRVLQWNYYWIPNYYPPGSSTVWWNRFGLPKVQAAYDEGLDTWWELSPTALTNQQMAERTKVAP
- a CDS encoding 3-deoxy-7-phosphoheptulonate synthase, whose protein sequence is MQASNLALPLTQPAAANASVSQRLPSPHLLKQQMPLSSELAQQVHAHRQAVRAILEGRDPRLLVIVGPCSIHDPRSALEYADRLAALSREVDDKLLLVMRAYVEKPRTTVGWKGLAYDPHLDGSDDMHAGIALSRGLMLGMLERGLPIATELLQPMAAGYFDDLLSWAAIGARTTESQIHREMVSGLELPVGFKNGTDGGVAIATDAMRSAAAPHRHFGMDAQGYPAIIETFGNPDTHLVLRGGHKGPNYDADSIALARQGLAKAGLAARIMVDCSHANSGKDPARQPAVFGDVLSQRLAGDTSIVGVMLEGHLFDGCQALGKGALKYGVSITDGCLGWDSTDALLRQAADQL
- a CDS encoding enoyl-CoA hydratase/isomerase family protein — encoded protein: MTAHAQPTATDHVLADTRNHIGHLTLNRPSGLNALTLDMVRSLQHHLDAWAQDPQVKAVVLRGEGPKGFCAGGDIRSLHDSFKSGSDLHERFFVEEYALDLCIHHYRKPILVLMDGFTLGGGMGLAQGADLRIVTERSRLGMPEVGIGYFPDVGGSYFLSRIPGELGIYLGVSGAQIQAADALYCGLADWYVDSAKLAALDEGLDHLNFGDQPLKDLQGLLAKLGSQILEDAPLAKLRPAIDHFFALPDLTSIIEQLRAVSIGDSRPWALATADQLETRSPLAMAVTLEMLRRGRRLSLEECFAMELHLDRQWFAHGDIIEGVRALIVDKDKQPRWNPPTLAALSRQRVDQFFEGL